TCATCAtctctttctcctcttttcACGTTGTTGTTGTCATCTTTACCTTTTATTATTGTGGATGTTGACTTCATGTTTGTAATTGTCGcctcctctttcttttttttttctttttttctcatttatttttaactaatttatagcaaatattttattagatttgacaaaaaaaaagttgatatcGATTTTATTGACagatttacaaataaattttgaaaaactatattttttaatgatttttttaaaaattgaaatatcgACAATTTTACTGATAAATTGGACATCTTTTTTTAGTGTTAATatattggttaaaaataaataattaaacataaaatattataaaaacaagatagaaattaaaataaatatattattattaatttcttgaGATATAATTATGAGTTAGTAAAAACTATTATCtaacaatatgataataatattaatagtataataaaaaaaaagagaatggaagaaaagaaaaatcaagttaataaataactaacaaaaagattaagaagggaaattaataattatttaaaggataaaaaaaatcaatacaaaaagTTTGAAGTTAaagtaaacattaaaaaaaagttactcCTTGAGAAactaaatatagaaaaatgtcaCTTCAAATAGCCTTTCAAAAGACATTTAAAGctgcaacaattttttttttaccaaacacTGCTAATAAGATCAATCAAACTTTTCATCTAGCAAAATAAAGTGTTAGAAACTTGGTTCTTGCCGCATTGATCAGAAATTGTAAACATAGGaagtcttttattttattttattttgttaaatcaCATTTagcaagtattttaaaatttatggatagtatttaaatatatattttttatttacttaatatGTTTACTTGTGTGAATTCAcggtttttaatttatttttactttcttatttaatatatttgtttttgctaatgaaaaaatcattaaataaaatatactattgtATCATTCCTTATCACTCTAGGGTAAAATCTGAAAGGGAGAGTCTAGGGTGCATTCTTTTCCATCTAAAGTCTGCATCATATCAAAACACCTAAGAGCATTGCAAAAGAATTTCTTCcggaattttttattaattaaaatattattctaacacggctttcataaaaaaaaggtcatacatataaaagaatttcttcaattttaaggaacttttagatatatataaataagaggAACATTAGTTTTACTGAGTAGAATCTAAAATGTGAAATGTGCATAGTGTGCAGATATACTGATAAAAAGAGCTCTGAAAGAAGCATTGATATTTGTGAGATTGATCCTATGGATGCTGTCAACAAGATTGGGCACTTTGTTGCTGTGTGGGAGTCTCTGTCTGAGTATGAAATGGCCTTACATCCACAACTTCTCAAATATTTCTTTGGACAACAGAGAAAAGGTTCTGCAGAAATGGTTTAAGCATCGCTTCCTCACACCTGTTAGACTTGCATTCCTTTACGTCAAAGTTCTGtgcttctttgttttcttctctcAGGTCATCCCACTTTCTTCATCTACAACTTCTAATTCATCGTCATTTCTCTTTCCTCTCTGTTACTAATTGTGCGAGTAATGGAATATTCCCTTGTGTGCAGTGTGATGAGAAGGGTGAAAACCCAGCATGGGAAGCTCTAGGGTATAAGGTTGACACTGATGGGATCACAAGCAAGGTTCAGAAAGAGAGGCCTCTTGAAAAAGGGATAGTGGAAGCTGCGAATGAGAGTGATTGGAGCCTGCCTAAGTCTCTTGCTGAGAAAGGTCTTGAAATTTCTATGGATTCTGAAAACAATGTCCTTGGAATAAAGTGTGATGTGGTAATTGTTGGGTCTGGTTGTGGGGGAGGAGTTGCAGCTGCTATTCTAGCAAGTTCAGGCTTCAAGGTGCTTGTTCTTGAGAAGGGTAACTACTATGCCTCCGGTGATTATTCTTCTCTGGAAGGGCCTTCTTTGAATGAGCTTTATGAATTAGGAGGAACTTTTGCATCCTGGGATGGAAAAATGGCGATTCTCGCAGGGTCAACAGTGGGTGGTGGATCTGCTGTTAATTGGGCGGCATCTATTAGAACCCCAGATAGTGTGCTCAAGGAATGGGAAAAAGACCACAAATTATCAATCTTTTCGAGCCATGAATACCTTTCCGCCATGGACATGGTGTGCAAAAGGATTGGTGTAACCGACAAGTGTGTGGAGGAAGGGCTCCAGAATCAAGTTCTCAGAAAAGGTTGTAAGAATCTTGGTCTTCAAGTTGATTACGTGCCAAGAAACTCATCAGAACGGCATTACTGTGGGTCTTGCAACTACGGTTGCAAAAGAGGAGAAAAACAAGGAACAGAGGTTACATGGCTCGTTGATGCTGTGGATCATGATGCAGTGATACTAACAGGAACGAAAGCTGAAAGATTTATATTGGAAAACAACAAGGGAGGGAGAGTGAGAAGAAAGAAATGCTTAGGAGTGATGGCCAATGTTTTAACAAATAACGTAACTTGGAGACTGAAAATTGAGGCCAAAGTCACAGTTTCAGCCTGTGGGGCTCTTCTGACGCCACCTTTAATGATCTCCAGTGGATTGAGAAACAAGCACATTGGAAAGAATCTTCATATGCATCCAGTGCTAATGTCGTGGGGGTATTTTCCAGACTCAAATTCTGATCTCAAGGGTAAATGCTATGAGGGAGGAATAATAACTTCAGTTCATAAGGTGGTATCCGAGGAGTCTAAAGTGAAAGCCATAGTTGAAACTCCAGCACTGGGGCCAGCAGCGTTATCTACACTGGTTCCTTGGGTGTCTGGACGTGATTTCAAAGAAAGAATGCTGAAATATTCAAGGACTGTTCATCTGATCACAATTATTAGGGACAAGGGCTGTGGAGTAGTTAGGAGTGAGGGTAGGGTGCACTATGAGTTAGATGAATCGGACAAAGAGAACATGAAGGATGGAGTGAAGCAGGCACTGAGAATTCTTATAGCAGCTGGAGCTGTTGAGGTAGGTACTCATAGAAGTGACGGACAGAGAATTGAATGTAATGGGAATAATGAAAAGGAATTGGAGAGGTTTGTGGAATCCATATATGCAACAGGAGGGTCAATGTCACAAGAAGAAAAATGGAGTATATATAGTTCAGCACACCAGATGGGGAGTTGCAGGATGGGGATCAGTGAAAAAGAAGGTGCAGTGGATGTAAATGGGATGAGTTGGGAAGCAGAAGGTCTGTTTGTGTGTGATGCAAGTTTGCTGCCAACTGCAATTGGTGTGAATCCCATGATAACTATACAATCTACTGCATATTGTGTTGCCAAGAGAATTGCAGCCTTTCTGGGAACAGGATAAAGTTTGTTTCTTTGTTCTTTTCTATACAACTTACCATGCCCCTGCCGATGTAGATGAGTAAATTATGGTGTCACAGCAAACTACAATTGTTCCGTAGTTCCGTAGCTTGTTTGGAAGTTTGAACAAACATGTGATTACTTACATTATAACCATTTTGCAATTTTTTGAGTTTACATTCTAAAATCACTTCTCATAATGTCACCCATTCGTTTCAGCTTGTCAATTTCAATGTGCAATTTGAAACAAGGAACTTTTCACATGGATACAAAGAGTTGGATATGCTTAATAACAGAGATATTATCCTACCCTCTATATTTAGGATACTGGTTAAGAAATTAAAGatgtttttttgttgaaaataatatcaaaacattaaaaaatcataaaaaaaatatgtatcttTTACAtgtttcataacaaaaaaatctatttttaattccttaattagAGTTTATAAGACACTGGTTCACCTTTACCATATCCAAAATGCAAGAAACAGGACGACCCACATGTGCATGTATGTGGTCCGACACGTATCAGCCTCTTCTATTTCCTTTTTCTAACACCAATGAATCACAATTCGTAACGGTAATAACGGTTGCATCTTCTTCTCTACAATGAAACCTTCTTTCATTGTCTGCTTCTCTCAAAAACACCTTCTACTGACCATCCGTTTGTACCTCTATCGGATACATCATATTCTTTTTGTGTTACAACATCAAACATATTCTACTTCAAATAAAGTTTGTTTCTTTAACACAGGGTTTGAAAAATAAcagaagaaaaattgatttcGGGAAGCTCCCTATATCACcgaattttattattgttagagacaggaagagaagagagaatgagATCTACGTGGTTCTTACATAATCTTTCCaagtatgaatattttttaatctcctattttattgatttaatatgtattttaatcACTAATAGCTATTTACAGTTTCTGTTGAAAGGATTTTGAGGTTTCTGTGTTGTGGGGTTGATTGTATTTTGGTATGTTGACGTTGCCTCATGATTTTTCAGGGATTTGTGAGCACTGCAGCTTTGAATACAGATAATTAGGTAAACAAATAAACCAGATGGAGATGAAAATGTCTAGCTTCTGGGGTCCGGTTACTTCAACTACAGATTGCTGTGAAAAGAATTATGAATATTCATCTTATATTGCAGAATTTTATAACACAATATCCACCATTCCGACCATTCTTTTGGCTCTCGTCGGTCTTATAAATGCTTATAGAGAACGGTTTGAGAAAAGATTTTGTGTTCTTTATGTAACAATTATGGCACTTGCCATTGGAAGCATGTTGTACCATGCCACGCTACAGCGTGTGTAAGTATTGAACTCTATCAATTCCTGCAGCaatttatataaagttttggttggtatttttactttttcatgttGTCTGAGTTATTCTGCGTCATGCAAAATGAGTTTGGCATTTTGTATAAATGtttgttgaatatttgaagAATTCTTATTTAAGGGGATTGCAATGGCCATATCATATTCATACATTAGCCTCATATCAGGTCAAAATATTGATTTTGGTATAgatcaagaaaatatttgacttATTTTTCTGGCATTTATCATCAATTGGCACTGCTTTTCCTGgttcagaaagaaaaaatttatgcattttctACCCTTTAATGAATAATATTCAATCTAATGCAGCTAGGGTATACCATGATGCAAGCAAGTCACATATGCATTTAACTTCGCTGGCTAGTTTCTATGTCATTACATCCATGTTTTTCCTTGAATTTCTTGTGTTTCCATATGTTAAATGGaattatttgatcttattttttCCATTGGGAGaaagtattttcttttcaagtgGATTAGGAGAGATCGGTATGATGTTATACCATGAGTGTTTATTGTTGAACtatttctttctcatcattGAGAGTTGGAAAATTTTCTGAGACAGTAGCATGCTAATTAGCTTCCGGGCATAGTTTTGGTGAAAAAAGTATTAGAAATTTGAAGCAGGTTGTAAGTGAAGTTGTGTTGTTTGGTTTGGGATTTGTACTATACAATACATGCGTAATATAGAAGGCCAGGCCACTATGACGTATTGTTAAATaggtttgttttgttttgagtgAGTATTTATTTACTGTCCAGTTATTGAACTTTGATTTAGGCAACAACAGAGCGATGAAACTCCTATGATGTGGGAGATTCTGCTATACATGTACATCCTGTATTCCCCGGATTGGCACTATCCTCGTACAATGCCCATCTTCCTATTTTTGTATTGTGGTATATTTGCCATTGTTCATTCAGTGGTCCGTTTTGGAATTGGGTTCAAAGTCCATTATATCATTCTCTGCCTCCTCTGCAGTCCAAGAATGTACAAGTATTACATTTATACTGATTATGTGTCTGCAAAGCGCCTGGGAAAGCTTTATGTAGTTACTCTTCTATTGGGAGGTTTGTGTTGGATATGCGATCATGTTTTCTGCAAGCAAATTTCTAGTTGGCCAATTAATCCACAAGGTCATGCTTTGTGGCATCTCTTCATGGGTTTCAATTCCTACTTTGCAAACACATTCTTGATGTTTTGTCGTGCTCAACAACTTGCCTGGTCTCCAAAAGTTGTCCATGTAATGGGTTTCTTGCCCTATGTCAAGATTGAGAAGCCAAAACAccagtaaaagaaaacaatacaaGATGAAAAAGTTTCAGTCATCGTACATTTGGGTAAAGAGTAGTTAGGTATCAATGTTTttggccttttttttttttggtttagaGTGGTTTAcataatgatttatttatttattgatattctGTTCTACACCTAGGACATGTACCATATTTATGCCACAACACTGGATGCTTGTATCAGCCCGACAAAACTCCATTAATGACAACcaaattttttgtaatattggTTGTTATTGGATTCAGTTGAATCTTACTACATATTCacgtaaaattttgtttaaccCTTTCTGGGTGATTTAgtatgttatttttgtggatCATTAAACGTCTAGTGATAAAGGTTTGAATAGTTGCTAGAAAGTCTTGAGTCTAAATATAGTTGTAACTAAACTAATGCTTTCAAAACTAGCTTGCATTTTCATATGGACAGGCTATTTTATTCATCGTTCAATAGTTCAACTGTGATTTACTCAAAACTAAATTATtggtattaataaaattattataataattaaatgatattaaaagtataatatcaTAATTCTGTGATgttgaaaactaaattaaaacataaacttataggtttttaacatttaaaataaatataaaaataaaaacaaaacatgttaATACTTCAATTAAAGTTTCAGAAATAGATATATCAATAACGATAAGTTTATATggagaataaaaaaacaaatatttcacgtttcttaagaaaatttaaactaatGAACTGTTAAATAGTTTTGTATTAAGTTGGTTTAGACCAATTTTACCTGGATCTCAACACCGAGGTTGACACCATTGCATTGCGTTTAAAGGTATAACTTTCTTTAATAAAGTAGGTTTAGGCATTTTAACGTTAACTTTTGTCTAGAGCCACTTCGTTAAGATTATTTCCAAAGCTAGATGTTCATCCCTGAAAAAGTGCACCGAAgttcatattcatttttataactaAGGAGTAGCATTCTTAATGCATGattagataaattatttttgcacTCGATTAAAATCACTAGTTCATTTTATTTCcaataatgtattaaattataataagacCATGAAAAACATGTTCGCTATGGTCTGCTTTCTGTTGCAAGTGTAAACAAATGTCTGCAATTTGTAGTAACCTAGATTATTCTGCGAAGCACAAGTTGAATTCTGGATCTTGATGTacataaaacatgtttttcatttGGAGAAAAATGATAGTTTTAAATATGGAGAAATATTGCATTTTTTTGGGCTTGCTGGAATATAAGAGTCCTTCAATTTCTTATAATTGAATCATTTTCTATTCATAACTAAAGGAGGTTTTTGTTCCAATTGCAACAGTGCCGACGGTCGAGTTACAAATTGAACTTCAAACATAccagaaaattaaccaaaatttgCACTTGTTAAGGAATCCGAGGCATGCCAAAACCACAGTAACtgtcaacaaaataaaagcGAAAGTGTACCATAGAAAtggaaaaaaacaaat
This genomic interval from Vigna radiata var. radiata cultivar VC1973A chromosome 8, Vradiata_ver6, whole genome shotgun sequence contains the following:
- the LOC106770965 gene encoding long-chain-alcohol oxidase FAO1, which gives rise to MKRECHPLLRGGRRGRRGSRDCLSSAEMESLRSMCEALFPPLQLEHLDTTKHNTKSKALQHFWKASASESSIPQECADILIKRALKEALIFVRLILWMLSTRLGTLLLCGSLCLSMKWPYIHNFSNISLDNREKVLQKWFKHRFLTPVRLAFLYVKVLCFFVFFSQCDEKGENPAWEALGYKVDTDGITSKVQKERPLEKGIVEAANESDWSLPKSLAEKGLEISMDSENNVLGIKCDVVIVGSGCGGGVAAAILASSGFKVLVLEKGNYYASGDYSSLEGPSLNELYELGGTFASWDGKMAILAGSTVGGGSAVNWAASIRTPDSVLKEWEKDHKLSIFSSHEYLSAMDMVCKRIGVTDKCVEEGLQNQVLRKGCKNLGLQVDYVPRNSSERHYCGSCNYGCKRGEKQGTEVTWLVDAVDHDAVILTGTKAERFILENNKGGRVRRKKCLGVMANVLTNNVTWRLKIEAKVTVSACGALLTPPLMISSGLRNKHIGKNLHMHPVLMSWGYFPDSNSDLKGKCYEGGIITSVHKVVSEESKVKAIVETPALGPAALSTLVPWVSGRDFKERMLKYSRTVHLITIIRDKGCGVVRSEGRVHYELDESDKENMKDGVKQALRILIAAGAVEVGTHRSDGQRIECNGNNEKELERFVESIYATGGSMSQEEKWSIYSSAHQMGSCRMGISEKEGAVDVNGMSWEAEGLFVCDASLLPTAIGVNPMITIQSTAYCVAKRIAAFLGTG
- the LOC106770574 gene encoding alkaline ceramidase-like, coding for MEMKMSSFWGPVTSTTDCCEKNYEYSSYIAEFYNTISTIPTILLALVGLINAYRERFEKRFCVLYVTIMALAIGSMLYHATLQRVQQQSDETPMMWEILLYMYILYSPDWHYPRTMPIFLFLYCGIFAIVHSVVRFGIGFKVHYIILCLLCSPRMYKYYIYTDYVSAKRLGKLYVVTLLLGGLCWICDHVFCKQISSWPINPQGHALWHLFMGFNSYFANTFLMFCRAQQLAWSPKVVHVMGFLPYVKIEKPKHQ